The genomic segment ACCAGACGACCCCCGCGGCGGGCGAGGCGTCGCCCTGCGCGACGACGCTCCAGCCGCGCGGCCAGGACGGCTGCGGCTTGAAGGGGACCGGCGCGCGCTCCGCGCGGCCGTTGCGGGGCGCGGCGGGCTTGGCCGCCTGCGTTCCGGCGCCGGGCGCCGCGGCGGGCGGCCGCGCCGTGGGGGCGGGGGCGCCGCACGCCGTCAGGGCGGCGGCGATCAGAATCAGCGCTGCGTGATGCGTCGCGTGCGTCATCGGGTGGAGAATGTCACGGCGGACGGCGGCGGTCCAGCCCGGACGACGCCTCTCCGCGCGGTCCCGCGCGGGAACGGAGCGGCGATGCCTGACGGCGCCTTGGTGGTGGCCAATCTGGGGACTCCGCGCGCGCCGGACGAAGCGGCCGTGCGCGCGTTTCTGGGGGAGTTCCTCGCCGATCCGGCGGTCGTGGACCTGCCGCGCTGGTTCTGGCTGCCGCTGCTCCGCGGGCTGATCCTCCGCCGGCGGCCCGCGCGCGTCGCGGCCGCCTACCGCGCGATCTGGCGGCGCGAAGGCTCGCCGCTGGCGGTCGAGACGGAGCGGATCGCGGCGGGGCTGGCGGCGCGTCTCGGCCCCCGCTGGGAGGTCGTTTCGGCCTATCGCTACGGCGTCCCTTCCGCGGCGGAGGAAGTGCGGCGGCTCGCGCGGAGCGGGGCGGCGCGGATTGTCGTCCTGGCGCTCTTCCCGCAGCGGACCGGGGCGACGACCGGCACGCTCGAGGACGCGGTGCGGCGGGCGGCGCGGCGCGAAGGCGCGGAAGGGCGCTTGGCGTTCGTCGTTCCGCCGTGCGACGGGGCCGGCTACGTCGCCGCGCTCGCGGCGCGGGTGCGGGAGGCGTTGCCGGACGGCCCGGACGGCTTCACGCTCTTGACCTCGTTCCACGGGCTTCCGGCCCGCTTCGACCGCCGCGAGGGCGGGCGCTACGCCGCCGACTGCCGACGCACCGCGGAGGCGCTCCGCGCGGCGCTCGACTGGCCGCGGGAACGGGCGTTGGTTTGCTATCAATCGCGCTTCGGCCCGGGCCGGTGGCTCGAGCCGGCGACCGACCGCACGCTCGCCGCGCTTCCCGGACGGGGAACGACGCGGGTCGCGGTCGCGACGCCGGGGTTCGTCGCCGACGGGCTCGAAACGCTGGAAGAGATCGGGATCCGCGGGGCGGAGACGTTCGCGGCGGCCGGCGGCGAGACGTTCGTCCGCGTGCCGGCGCCGGCCGATCACCCCGCGCTGCTCGACGAGTGGGCCGGCTTGGCGCTCGGGGCCTGAGCCGAGCCGCGGGCGCGCCGCCCGCGCGGACGCGGGCGCGACGGCGCGGGCGGATTTGGAAACGGCGCGGCCTCGGCTTCGCCGGCGCGGACGGATTTGGAAACGGCGCGGCCTCGGCTTCGCCGGCGCGGACGCGGAAGAGGCGCGGCCGGCTTCGCGCGGGACCGAGCCGCGCACGGGAGGGATGTTCGTGCAAGGCGCGACCACGGGCGGGTTCTTCGCCGTCGGAACGATCGTCGGAGGAGAGTGGGTCGTCGAGCGCCCCTTGGCCGAGATGGGCGGGGTGGCGGCGGCTCTCGTGCAGGGACTCGAGCGCGGGCGGGCGATCCTCTTCCGCCTGCCGCCGGGCGTGCCGCCCCCCGACGTCGATCCGGCGCTCGAGGCGCTCTGGGGGACGCGCCGGGCGCTGATCGACGACCCGGCGTGCGGCCACCTCGTCGTGGACGAGGTTCCCGAAGGCCCGCTGCTCTCCGACCGGATGGCGCTCGGGGCGCCGCCGAGCGTCGGCGTGGCCGACATGCTGGGCGGGAAGCTGCGGGCGGCGCACCGCGCGGGGCGGCCGCACGGCCAGTTCGCCCCCGACCGGATCGTCCTCGCCGAGGCGGGGCCGGTGGTCGCCGGCTGGGGCCTGTGGGGCGGCACGCTCGAGGAGAAGAAGGCGCGCGACCTCGTCTGGCTGTCGCGGGTCAACGAGCGGGCGAAGCAGGGGATCGTCGCGCGTCCGGCCGCCGCGCCGCGCGCGGCTGCGCCGGCGGGGGACGCGGGCGGGGGCGAGGCCGGCCGTCGTCCGGCCGCCGCGCCGCGGGTCGAGGCCCTCGAGGCGGCGGCGAGCGCCGCGGCCGAGCTGTTCGCCGAGCGCGAGCCGGAACGGGGCGCGGCGCCGGCGTCCGCGGCGCCGGCGCGCGAGACCGCCGCGCCTCCGATCGAGGTCGGGGCGACCGCGCCCGAAGGGACCGCCGCGGCGCCCGAAGCAACCGCGACCGCGCCCGAAGAGACCGCCGCGGCGCCCGAGGCGCCGAGCGAGGCGCCTCGCTGGACGCTTGACCTGTCGGCGATGAGTCCGGAAGAGGTC from the bacterium genome contains:
- the hemH gene encoding ferrochelatase, giving the protein MPDGALVVANLGTPRAPDEAAVRAFLGEFLADPAVVDLPRWFWLPLLRGLILRRRPARVAAAYRAIWRREGSPLAVETERIAAGLAARLGPRWEVVSAYRYGVPSAAEEVRRLARSGAARIVVLALFPQRTGATTGTLEDAVRRAARREGAEGRLAFVVPPCDGAGYVAALAARVREALPDGPDGFTLLTSFHGLPARFDRREGGRYAADCRRTAEALRAALDWPRERALVCYQSRFGPGRWLEPATDRTLAALPGRGTTRVAVATPGFVADGLETLEEIGIRGAETFAAAGGETFVRVPAPADHPALLDEWAGLALGA